The Drosophila suzukii chromosome 2 unlocalized genomic scaffold, CBGP_Dsuzu_IsoJpt1.0 scf_2c, whole genome shotgun sequence genome segment GATgaaggaaaataatatattgagCAAGCTCGATGGGAAGACCAAGCGAAACAACATAGTTTACAGGGGCCTCGCAGAATCGATGAAGACTAAAAATATGATCAAATCCGGAGACCAAATCAAAACCAAGCTGCGACTGTTAAAGAAATCATATTTTGAAGTAAAGCGCAGCAATGCAGTCAGTGGGGCTGCCAGGAAAACGTGCACCCACTTCGAGGAGCTCGAGGAGATGTATGGGACTCGCCCGGTGTCTCAGGCTGTAGGTGTGGACACATCGGAGGAGGGATTTGTGGCAATCGATGGCTTCGATGACCTGGCCAATGAAGTCTTCACCGAAACAGAGGGGATTGATGAATCCAGTTCTACTGTTGATGCACCTGAACTCCTGGTAGAGACATCTATGCCTAGGAGCCGCCGAACTTCAAGTAAGCATATTAATTCTCATTAACGGTAACACGATGGTAATTTTCAATGATTTCATTTGATTTTTAGACAAGGCAAACGTCGTGCAGATGGTTCAGAATATGTAAAACGACAACAAGGAGGCGTTGGACAGGCTGGAGGTGCAGAAACAGGAGTTCCTTGAGGCTCAACGGGAAATCGACGCCACCTTTGTGCAGAGCATGCGCGATGTTCTTGCGGAGGATCGGGCCGAGACCCAAAGATTCATGCGAGAATTCTTCAACTTCAATTAAAGCTGAAATGTTTCAAAACAAAAGTAAGTGtgcattttcatttattttgaacTGCTTCGCAAAGGAAAGTTAGAAACAATGTATTCCTTAAGGTGTTCCCTAAGGTCAGATGGATCGCATTCAGAAGATTCCAGTACTTGGTTACAATGCCAGTCTGGTGGTTGCTGGTTACATTCATACTCGTTGATTGGCGTAAACATCTCCTTTCTTATTTCGACGAAGTTATGAAGTGTCGCGCAAGCCAAAGCAACATATGGCacaaatttataattaatatctATTCTTTTGGCCAGGCACCTCCAGCGTCCTTTTAATCGACCAAAGGCATTTTCTACTACAATTCTGCCCGTGCTAAGGTAGCAGTTAAACGACTCTTCATGTGGAG includes the following:
- the LOC118879552 gene encoding zinc finger and SCAN domain-containing protein 29-like isoform X1, which produces MESKRSFWSDAEVTELLGLMKENNILSKLDGKTKRNNIVYRGLAESMKTKNMIKSGDQIKTKLRLLKKSYFEVKRSNAVSGAARKTCTHFEELEEMYGTRPVSQAVGVDTSEEGFVAIDGFDDLANEVFTETEGIDESSSTVDAPELLVETSMPRSRRTSNKANVVQMVQNM